ATGTCTGGCACCTTACCGAAGGCTAGGAATAGGTAAAAAATTATTTGcgtggtttttttggttttttgtgttttttttttttggtttttttttttttacttcagagaagcataaatatattatttgtcaaTGTGTCTGACCCCGTTAGTTAATTGGGTCTTTTTAAGGAATACGGAGAAAGGGTTActgaattatataaaatgtggTGAAAATAACTAATGTTTATTAACGAAATTCTGTCAGAAGCCCTACATAGATTTGTTGTGTATGTAGAACTCAATAAATAGTTCAGATGGCAAATGGATAGATGTATAATTTAAAGGCTGATTTACAAAGTcacatatttgtttgttttattaacaGGAACTAAAATGTTAAATCATGTCTTAAACATCTGTGAAAAAGATGGTACTTTTGACAACATCTATctgtaagtaaaataatatttaatgttctTATCAAAGTGGTTTAATAAATTGGCAGTAGAAATCTTTACTAGAAACTTTAAAATCTGGTCACTATTGTGCCTTTGGAAACACTATGGAAGTAGTTGGGTGgttgttagttttgttttattaatagtaGTAGATTAGGAACCTGAGATAGAACACATTGCTTTATTATATTACAATGAGAGCTCCAAAGTCATAAGGGTGAAATCAGGATTAAAACTCAGGCCTTCAGAATTCACAGCCATTCAAGACTTTAAATACTACTTTTCTTGTGGAAAACCTTGTGTGTTTTGTTCAGGGATAATGTGACATgatcatttttagtagagtttcatAATCAAAATCAGGGATTACCTAGCTGAGATTATACTTGAATCTCAGGAGACTATAGATTAAGAGCTATGACTAAGATCACAGTCATAGATGTTCATAATTTAGTTTGGCCATGTGAGAGATTATACGGTGTTACAATTTTTGAGACGtaccaggccaggtgcggtggctcacacctgtaaaccaagcactttagaggccaaagcggacggatcacctgagattgggagttcaagatcagcctgaccaacatggtgaaaccccgtcttaattaaaaagaaaaaagacataccaggctgggcgcagtggttcatgcctgtaattccagcactttgggagaccaaggcagaaagaccacaaggtcaagagattgagaccatgatgaaacctcgtctctacttaaaaatacaaaaattagctgggcgtggtggcgtgcgcctatagtcccagctactcaggagactgagggaggcgaattgcttgaacctgggaggcagaagttgcagtgagccgagattgcaccactgcactccagcctggtgcctagtgacacagcaagactctgtcttaaataaaaaaaaaaaaagacataccatGTTTTTGATCAAtcagaaagaatatatatattcaaacttTGAGAccctagctttttatttttcatcatttttttctgtgtgttatTAGGGCCTTtgaataatatttcttctttttttttttttttttttttcttgcttgcttgtttgttttttgagacagtcttactctgtggccaggctggagtgcagtggcacaatctttgctcactgaaaccttgggttcaaacgattctccttcctcagcttcccaagtagctgggactacaggtgtgcgccaccatgcctggctgattttttgtattttagtagagatggggttttgccatgttggccaggatgatctccatctcctgacctcgtgatctgccagccttggcctcccaaagtgctgggattacaaaggcatgagccactgcacccagccataatttctcctcttaaaatgaaaaatattttgatagctATGTTACTTTACCCTTCGTTGACTACAAGAATAAACACTATGAGCCTTCTAAACTCAGCCAGCTGTCTTACAAATGTTAAATAAGATtagattaaaagtataaaatttcatCAAAAGCTTTTAGGTAAGCATGCCTAACCTTTGTTGATTATTGGTAATTGTAAAGAGAATGTAACAAATGTCTGCAGTATTCTAGCTCCAACCAATTTGGAGGTATCTGCGGAGAATGCTTAAAACCTGATGAaaccttaattttaattttttttctgatattctcTTATGTCTCAGGCATGTCCAGATCAGCAACGAGTCGGCAATTGACTTCTACAGGAAGTTTGGCTTTGAGATTATCGAGACAAAGAAGAACTACTATAAAAGGATAGAGCCCGCAGATGCTCATGTCCTGCAGAAAAACCTCAAAGTTCCTTCTGGTCAGAATGCAGATGTGCAAAAGACAGACAACTGAACAAATTACAAATGAACTTTCTTGCACTTGCTTGTCGCCAAATAAAAGAGAGGCCCATTGATTCCccccattttcttttaaagcttttctcccttctttttcttgtttttccttcttccttttgtttcctcTAAGAGTTTTAATACTTtcaaggactttaaaaaaaaatcatgtttggattgttttctcttattttttgtgAGGTGGtttgaaggaaggaaaaggagatcTGTTTAATTTTTCAGTTAAAGTTAGATGGTCCTAAAAATTTAGTtgtcaaataatttcaaatttaatgtCCTGCTTTCACATTGAATGGCAGAGCCcacaaaatattatgtatttcaaaagaCAAATAGAAGCAGCAGCAATATCTTATTCTCTAATTCATAGACAAGTTGAGTGTGCTTGTGGTACTTTGGGTTTTTTAAGACTTTGTGGGATACTAATCCCTAGGCATTGCCTTCACTCCACCTTTAGTCCTTCTGAGCACACTCTCAGAAGTTGGAACATCGTTATCCTTGTAAGAAATACTAAGCTTATTTTGATTATTAAgcaattatttcttctcttcttgctGGTGGGTGGGGCAGTTTGGTTTAGGTAGTATTATACCTTTGTCTAAATATTTGAGTTAAACtgcttttttgctattgagtGGGCTGGTTACTAGCAGGTTGGTTTTTCCTGCCGTTGATTGTTACTAGTGGCATTAACTTTTAGAATATGAGCTGGTGagattaatttgttttaatatccCAGCTAGAGATATGGCCTTTAACTGACTTAAAGAGGTTTgttgtgatttaattttttccctgttcctttttcttcagtaAACCCAAAAATAGTCTAACCTTAAAAATTGAGTTGATGTCCTTATAGGTCACTACCCCTAAATAAACCTGAAGCAGGTGTTTTCTGttgaacataataaaaaatacctAAAGGAAGCTTAGATGGACTGTGACATAATAAATGCAATTAATGTCATCCAGTGCCAGCTGTTAAAAGTGTAACCACTGAGCATTTGATTTTACGGGAAAAAATATCTAGGcagtatttttgagaataacataGCAGTGCTATTGCATATCTGTTGGAGAGCATCCCAGATTTGCTTATACTCTGTGCCTGTGATACTGAGTTTAAGGATTTGGGGCAGGGGTAATTGTTAAACATACTGCTTCTATTCTTGGAAAAGCAGAAGTGTAAAGTGTTAATAATACAAATGGCACTGTGACCTCCTCCACTGAGAGGACTGGTTTATGCCAGATCATTTTCTGGCACATAGGGAGTGGCTTTGACAGGTTGATAACTTTGTAAGATGGGAGACAtctgaaatatttatgtttatagtcCCATCTCCAATAGTTAGAAATTTTCTCAGACTTTAAAATAATGCACAGGACTTGAGCTTTCTGTCATTTGACTTTAAAAGGAAGTTTCATTTGTAGTATTTATCCTCTTATGTAAAATTCTGGTATAAAAGTCTCATCTCCAAATatgttaaatgacaaaattattttataaaatgtttatgcaCACTTTATAACCTTAAGTTTTTGAGAATGTGAAAGTACAAAGTGCAGTAGACTTCAACAGTCTTGAGTGCcaataataatacagaaaaagaagacagttaATGAATGGGTTTATAGAGTTCTAATCTTAAgatggtaaaaatgtaaaaagacctTGCTGGTTTTTTGGGGGATGTTCATTTCTTAAACAATCCAAATCTAAGCTTAGAAGAAAAGTTTAGCATTAAGCACCTTTATCTTCATGGATAAGCTTCAGCTTGCTCTTGCCAAGAGATGAGTGCTTGAGTTACAGAAAGTGTAATTAGTTTGAAGAATACAGCAGCCTTTTTGTAAACTTCCCAGATATCAAAATGGACTTTGATATATAAATGGTTTTCTGAGATGACACTGCCTCTATTTCTATAACCATTTCACCTGGACTATCTAATCAGTCCTATGAATGTATCCCTAAATGTGGTTATTGAAAACCGAATAGCTGCCTCATGACAAGTACATGTTatttaaggaggaaaaatattaaattttgaattgTGTAGGCTCCCTATCAATATATATAGAGTTTCTTTTTCCACGCTACTCAGTGACTTAAActgtaaatgtttataaaaggTTAATTGTCCTACATCAAACTTGTATTAAATAATTCCATCCACTtacggaggaggaggagaaaaatgtgGAAGAGGTAAAAAGTCGGGCACAACTTCATATGCCTATGAGTCAGGAAAGATCGAGCTAATATCCCATGTTGAGCtgattattttgatatatgatgATAATTATCTTTGAGGTAGAACAATTCTGTTAACTAGGAAATGACAGGATATATCCATCATATTTTTCAGGACAAAATAGTTTTTACTGTGGGACAAATAGGTTAAAATTACACTTTATGGTAGTTGCATTTAGGTTTTAAAGCAAAGAATCTGTAGAGAAATCTATGCAATATATAGTATGCCCAGATTAGTTTTCATTTGGGAGAAGTTCTGAAATATCTCTGAAGCAGTTTGTTTACTCATCAATTGAAAAGTCCTCCAAAAAGAGAACTATTGGGAAACCATGGTGTGTGGTGGTGGAAAAGAAAAGCTCCCTCAGTTTTTTGGAgggaataactttaaaaaaatacttaaatggcTAAGTATACTTGGTGCAGTTAAGAATTAAACTTGTCAATTTTAACATTGCTGTTACATCTGAAATAAACGTGTTGTTCTGTTAGTGATCTGTGATACCTATAAATGTCAAAACTGTATTGTTGAATTCTACAGCCAGCAACTGTACATACTCATTGTGTAGTGTTTTCGTTACTGCTTGAATTTAGTTTCACATTTCTTTAAGGTCTaatattaaaatcattaaaataggccaggtgtaaTTAAGGCATTCTAATTCAGATCTTATGTGACTTGCTAGGTACACTGCCCAATAACTACAGTTCAGttccaatgagaaagaaaaaataagatccaAGGAACTGTCTTGCTGCTATATTTTGAATGTAATTGTTAGAAATACACTTTAGGCTGCAATCTAATTAGCAATATGTATTGGTTACAGATGACATtcaggtttttgctttgttttgtttgtaggaAGGAAGAAGTTCAATGAGTTGGGAATTGGTTTCTAAACTTTTTCCTGAATATCAAACAAACGtgaatttaagaattttattttaacaattaattCAGTATTTATTTCTAGTCAAAATTGTTATAAttagagttttgcttttttcattcaaGCTCCTTGTCTAGTGTGTCTTAGTTACTACTGtagtttaaaacaataaacatgtattatctCCCACAGTTCTGGGTCAGGAATCTAGGAGTTGCTTAACTGGGTTGTTCTGTCTTGAGTTCTCAGAAGGTTGCCGTCAAGCTGTTAGCCAGGACTGTGCCATCTTGAAGCTTGACAAGGCTAGAGGAGTCATTTCCCACATGTCTTGCTCTTGTGGCCCTTGGGCTTCAGTTCCTCATTATGTGGGTATCACCATGGGGCTGCCTGATGGGCAACTGGCATGTGGCTTTCCCCAGAGCAGGTGATACATGAAAGTGAGCAGAagccttattttttaatgatgtaGCCTCAGGTGACATCATTTCTGCCATATTCCATTAGTCACACAGAGCAACCATTGAATCAGCCTGGTATAGTGTGGGAGAGGGGACTACACAAGGATGTGAATACTGGGAGGTGGATATCATTGGACCCTCTAGGAGGCTGTCTCTCACACCTCAGAGAAGATGCTGGACTTGACTCCCAAGGTCAGAGTAGTTT
The genomic region above belongs to Saimiri boliviensis isolate mSaiBol1 chromosome 8, mSaiBol1.pri, whole genome shotgun sequence and contains:
- the NAA50 gene encoding N-alpha-acetyltransferase 50 isoform X2; protein product: MKGRIELGDVTPHNIKQLKRLNQVIFPVSYNDKFYKDVLEVGELAKLAYFNDIAVGAVCCRVDHSQNQKRLYIMTLGCLAPYRRLGIGTKMLNHVLNICEKDGTFDNIYLHVQISNESAIDFYRKFGFEIIETKKNYYKRIEPADAHVLQKNLKVPSGQNADVQKTDN
- the NAA50 gene encoding N-alpha-acetyltransferase 50 isoform X1 → MKGSRIELGDVTPHNIKQLKRLNQVIFPVSYNDKFYKDVLEVGELAKLAYFNDIAVGAVCCRVDHSQNQKRLYIMTLGCLAPYRRLGIGTKMLNHVLNICEKDGTFDNIYLHVQISNESAIDFYRKFGFEIIETKKNYYKRIEPADAHVLQKNLKVPSGQNADVQKTDN